A region of the bacterium genome:
CCGGCGCGGCGCGCCGTGCCGCTCGCGGCCGCGCACACCCTGGTCGGTACCATCCTCAGGCGGCGGGGGATCGGCGACATCCTGTTCGTCTCGGCGATGATGGTCTCCGCGCAGCAGCTGCAGAACACGTTCTATCCGCTGTACCTGCACGAGATCGGCATGGCCGCGCCGCTCATCGGCATCCTCGTCGCCGCGGTCAGCAGCGCGACGATGGCGGTCCGGTCGATCCTGACGCCGGGCGTCGCGCTGCTCGGCAGCGGGCGGGCCCTTCTGCTCTCCATGATCGTCGCGGCCGTTGGGTTTGGGCTCGCGCCGCTGACGCACGTCTTCTGGCTGCTGCTCGGCGTGTCGATCCTGATGGGGGCGAGCGTGGGGTTCACCCAGCCGCTGACGATGAGCCTGCTCGTGGAGTGCATCACCGCGGAGTTTTGGGGCGTCGCGCTTGGCATCCGGCAGAGCGTCCAGCGCATCGCCACGATCGTGAGCCCGCTCATCTACGGCGCGGTGAGTACGGCCGACAACGTGCGGAACGCGTTTTACGCCGGCGCCGTGATCTTCGTCGGCGCCGCCGGACTGATGACCCGGTTCGCGGACCGGATCGGGCGTCCGCCGGACGCGCCGCCTTAGGCCGGCACCGGCCCGCCGTCCCGCGGAATCGCAACCCGCGGCGTGAGGCCGGCGCGCTCGAGCGCCGCGGCGAGGTCCGCCCGCCGCACGATGCAGTGGTTGATCGAATCCATGTGCACCGCGACGATGCGCGTCGCGGGAGCCGCGCGCGCGACCGCCGCGATGTCGTCGGGCGTCATCGTGATGGGCCCGCCCTCGAGGAACTGCGCCCCGCCGGCGTTCACGACCGTGACCGCCGGTTCGTACTCCCGCAGCGCCTGCTCGACCTCCGAGCACCAGATCGTGTCGCCCGCGACGTAGAGCACGGGCTCGCCCGGGGCGCGCAGCACGAAGCCGGAAACCGGAGCCAGCCGCGTCGCCACCTCGCCGCGGCCGTGCTGCCCGCCGGTGCGGTGGATCGTGATCCCGCTCCACGCCGCCGAGTCACGCACCGGGCGCACGTCGGTGAAGCCCGCCCCGCGGATTTTCGCCTCGTCCTCCGGCTGGCAAAACAGCGGCACGTGCTTTGCCAGCGCGGCGACCGCCGCGTCATCCCAGTGATCGCGGTGCGTGTGCGTGACGAAGACGGCGTCCACCCCGGCGGCGACGTCGCCCGCCGGCATCGGCAGCGGCACGAGCGGGTTCGGACGCTGGTTCGGCGAGTTCGCGACCGGCGGGGCCGTGCCGGCGTCGGCCAGCATCGGATCGACGAGCAGCCGCTTTCCGTGGAGCGTGACGAGCAGCGTGGCGTGGCGGATTAGACGGATCTCCATGGGCGGAGGACTTGGGCGCGTCCGGCAGAACGTCCTCTCATGTCCAACGCCCTCGAGACCTACCTCGGCCGCACCGCCGCGTCGCGGCGGCTCCACGAACAGGCGCGCCGCGTGATGCCCGGCGGCGACACCCGCAGCTCCGCCTTTTGGGCGCCGTATCCGGTGTTCATCGAGCGGGGCGAGGGCTGCCGGCTCTGGGACGCGGACGGGCACGCGTACGTGGATTTCGTGAACAACTACACCTCGCTGATCCTCGGCCACGCGCACCCGGCGGTGCTGGAGGCGGTGACGCGCGAACTCGCGCGGGGCACGGCCTACGCCGCGCCGCTCGCGCCGCAGATCGCGCTCGCGGAGATGCTCGTCGACCGCGTGCCGTCGGTCGAGGCGGTGCGTTTCTGCAACTCCGGCACCGAGGCGACGCTGTTTCTGCTGCGCGCGGCGCGCGCGTTCACCGGACGGCCCAAGTTCATCAAGATCGAGGGCGGCTTCCACGGCACGCACGACGCGGTCGAGGTCAGCGTCTCGCCCGACCTCGCTTCGGCGGGCCCGGCCGACGCGCCGCGGTCCGTTCCGGACTCGGCGGGGCTGCCGGCGTACGTGGCGGACGACGTGGTGATCGTGCCGTTCAACGACGTCGCCGCGGTCGAGCGGGCCTTCGCGCGCCACCCGGGCGAGATCGGCGCCCTGATCGTCGAACCGGTGCCGGGCGGGCTCAGCTACATTCCGCCGGCGCCGGGCTATCTCGCCGGTCTGCGCGAGGTGGTGTCACGAAACAAGGCGCTGCTCATCTTCGACGAGATCCAGACGCTGCGCCTCAGCCGGGGCGGCGCGCAGGAGATGTTCGGCGTCAGGCCCGACCTTACCGCGATGGGCAAGATCATCGGCGGCGGATTCCCGGTCGGCGCCTTCGGCGGCCGCCGCGACGTGATGGATCTGTTCGATCCGAGCCGTCCCGGCCATCTCCATCACTCCGGCACCTTCAACGGCAACCGGGCGACGGTGGTGGCCGGACAGGCGGTGCTGCGGATCCTCGATCAGCCGCAGATCGACCGGCTCAACGCGCTCGGGGATCGCCTGCGCGCCGGCCTCTCCGAAACGGTGCGCGCGGCGGGGATCCGCGCGCAGGTCACCGGGGTCGGGTCCTTCTCGTGTGTGCTGCTGAGCGATCGGCCGGTCACGGACTACCGGTCGAAAGCCGCGGTGCCGGCGGCGCTGCAGTCGCTGCTGCACCTCCACCTTTTGAACCGCGGAGTCTACTCGATGTCGCGCGGGTCGTTCAGCCTCTGCGCGCCGATGACGGACGCCGAGATCGAGGCATGCGCCGCCGCGGTGGGCGACGCGCTGCGCGAGATGCGGCCGGACGTCGAGCGCCAGGCGCCGCACCTTCTCGCGTAGGCCCTCCTCGTACGCGCATGCGGTGCCGGCGAACGAGCGCAGCGAACTCGTCGCGGGACATCGGCTCGGGGCGCCGGCCCTTTCGCACGCTGATGTCCCGGAACATCTCCTCGAGCCCCGGCGGCGAGATGATCCAGATGAGGTGCAGATCCGCGCGGCTCGTGTTGTCGACGCCGTGCCACACGCCCCGGCGCACGAAGATCGTGCTGCGGGTACGGATCGGCACGGAGCGGCCGTCGAACACCGCCGTGCCCCGCCCGGCGTGCACGAAGAGGACCTCGTCCTGATGTTCGTGCAGGTGCACCGGGATCGAGGCCCCGGGCCCGAGGC
Encoded here:
- a CDS encoding MBL fold metallo-hydrolase, with the protein product MEIRLIRHATLLVTLHGKRLLVDPMLADAGTAPPVANSPNQRPNPLVPLPMPAGDVAAGVDAVFVTHTHRDHWDDAAVAALAKHVPLFCQPEDEAKIRGAGFTDVRPVRDSAAWSGITIHRTGGQHGRGEVATRLAPVSGFVLRAPGEPVLYVAGDTIWCSEVEQALREYEPAVTVVNAGGAQFLEGGPITMTPDDIAAVARAAPATRIVAVHMDSINHCIVRRADLAAALERAGLTPRVAIPRDGGPVPA
- a CDS encoding aminotransferase class III-fold pyridoxal phosphate-dependent enzyme, with the protein product MSNALETYLGRTAASRRLHEQARRVMPGGDTRSSAFWAPYPVFIERGEGCRLWDADGHAYVDFVNNYTSLILGHAHPAVLEAVTRELARGTAYAAPLAPQIALAEMLVDRVPSVEAVRFCNSGTEATLFLLRAARAFTGRPKFIKIEGGFHGTHDAVEVSVSPDLASAGPADAPRSVPDSAGLPAYVADDVVIVPFNDVAAVERAFARHPGEIGALIVEPVPGGLSYIPPAPGYLAGLREVVSRNKALLIFDEIQTLRLSRGGAQEMFGVRPDLTAMGKIIGGGFPVGAFGGRRDVMDLFDPSRPGHLHHSGTFNGNRATVVAGQAVLRILDQPQIDRLNALGDRLRAGLSETVRAAGIRAQVTGVGSFSCVLLSDRPVTDYRSKAAVPAALQSLLHLHLLNRGVYSMSRGSFSLCAPMTDAEIEACAAAVGDALREMRPDVERQAPHLLA